The following proteins come from a genomic window of Populus alba chromosome 12, ASM523922v2, whole genome shotgun sequence:
- the LOC118049061 gene encoding DENN domain and WD repeat-containing protein SCD1, producing MGRLFEYFVVCGLGPEMRTVDRNKGYHGMRVFYQSSLLDQYPPDNHSLYPPPPPQLPICVLPAGVEFYPSGFDANDSSTFPRSYPIVLTEGDGSKIYVSCIAFRDPVSEDIAEAYRIPANSFADKCICLVSRSPSFGVLRNALEELFALCFSPAGSSKPLWEVISHMISNVPLPTPGKDRVLFAIENCLLSLEAPPKDGLPHVDISFQPLVQCLDVDNLLKLFTAVLLERRILLRSNKYSLLTIASEAICHLIYPFRWQHVYIPLLFFSGVDYIDAPTPYMMGLHSSVDTSNLAMDGVVVVDLEYNRISTSEEIPPIPEPELSSLRGEILKLLYPNVMGIDQMKAGLVNSSEQYLKGCNKPWGEDHDVQLRLIFLKFFASILGGYRNFLENTATHAFNAQAFLKKRSRSTNQPPDPMITQFLDSHGFLDYLERGIDSDGNNNNLLEKLQDTIGRGQNPISILPTSVVEPEIITISDPDVGILGSGAKYTYDRFPSNIRSEEQEEKRKQILAAASGAFEYIKHAPSSPSVQVGKDSLSPMERAAERELMVLDIKVKLQGLWLRLLKLGATDDPLSSFEYGTILALIESDAEGIGGSGFVECIREHIHSGWHCQLTDEQFIAVKELLKTAINRATSRNDVSTIRDALEVSAEMYKKDSNNVSDYVQRHLISLSIWEELRFWEVFFEYLMEHSSSKSANYAASVTTQLILVALHMAGLGLPDTDAWHMIETIAEKNNIGYKQFIKLRGFLSHIQQIRISYWGISSLKAQSMLCHGLSSPLPKDSMDENQQPAEASVIGRSWVQSMFSRDSSRANSFGQVRKGSSNGTSVNENGTPRKQDSSAAGQKKLQTNVRILRGHSGAVTALHCVTRREVWDLVGDREDAGFFISGSTDCMVKIWDPSIRGSELRATLKGHTRTVRAISSDRGKVVSGSDDQSIIVWDKQTSQLLEELKGHDAQVSSVRMLSGERVLTAAHDGTVKMWDVRTDTCVATVGRCSSAVLCMEYDDSTGILAAAGRDAVANIWDIRAGRQMHKLLGHTKWIRSIRMVGDTLITGSDDWTARVWSVSRGTCDAVLACHAGPILCVEYSMSDRGIITGSTDGLLRFWENEEGGIRCVKNVTIHSAPILSINAGEHWLGIGAADNSMSLFHRPQDRLGGFSSTGSKMAGWQLYRTPQRTVAMVRCVASDLERKRICSGGRNGVLRLWEATINI from the exons ATGGGAAGGCTGTTCGAGTATTTCGTAGTGTGTGGGTTGGGTCCGGAGATGAGAACAGTGGATAGAAACAAAGGATATCATGGGATGCGAGTGTTTTATCAATCTTCTTTACTCGATCAATATCCTCCTGATAATCACTCTCTTTATCCTCCGCCTCCTCCTCAGCTCCCAATT TGTGTCCTTCCTGCTGGTGTGGAGTTTTACCCCTCGGGATTCGATGCTAATGATTCCTCCACATTTCCAAGAAGTTACCCCATTGTTTTGAccg aggGTGATGGATCAAAAATTTATGTTAGTTGCATTGCCTTCCGGGATCCAGTTAGCGAGGATATCGCTGAAGCTTACCGCATTCCTGCAAACTCATTTGCAGACAAATGCATCTGCCTTGTTTCCCGCTCCCCTAGTTTTGGTGTTCTTAGAAATGCACTGGAAGAGTTATTTGCACTTTGCTTTTCCCCTGCTGGAAGTAG CAAGCCATTATGGGAAGTTATATCTCACATGATCTCGAATGTCCCTTTGCCTACTCCTGGAAAGGATCGGGTCTTGTTTGCCATTGAGAACTGCCTGCTTTCATTGGAAGCTCCACCAAAAGATGGACTCCCCCATGTTGAT ATATCATTTCAGCCATTGGTACAGTGTTTGGATGTGGACAACTTACTCAAACTTTTTACTGCCGTGTTACTTGAAAGGAGGATTTTACTTCGTTCCAACAA GTATTCACTTTTAACCATAGCATCAGAGGCCATATGTCATTTGATTTATCCCTTTAGGTGGCAG CATGTCTACATTCCATTGCTATTTTTCAGTGGAGTAGACTATATTGATGCGCCAACACCATATATGATGGGTCTTCATTCATCTGTTGATACGTCTAACCTTGCAATGGACggt GTAGTCGTTGTGGACCTTGAGTATAACCGAATTAGCACCTCAGAGGAAATACCCCCTATTCCAGAGCCAGAATTAAGTTCTTTGCGGGGTGAGATACTGAAGCTATTGTACCCTAATGTCATGGGAATAGATCAGATGAAAGCTGGTTTGGTTAACTCATCTGAGCAATATTTAAAGGGCTGCAACAAGCCTTGGGGAGAAGATCATGATGTCCAACTTAG GTTAATATTCCTAAAGTTCTTTGCATCCATTTTAGGTGGATACCGGAATTTCCTT GAAAACACTGCAACTCATGCCTTCAACGCCCAAGCATTTTTGAAGAAACGCTCTAGGTCAACCAACCAACCACCGGATCCCATG aTAACACAGTTCTTAGATTCCCATGGTTTCTTGGATTATCTGGAGAGAGGTATTGATTCTGATGGAAACAATAATAATCTTCTTGAGAAGTTACAAGACACAATTGGAAGGGGTCAGAATCCTATTTCAATTCTTCCCACTTCGGTGGTAGAACCTGAGATTATAACCATATCAGATCCAGATGTCGGAATATTGG GATCAGGTGCTAAATATACTTATGACAGGTTTCCTTCAAACATCAGGTCAGAAGAACAAGAGGAGAAGAGGAAACAAATTCTTGCAGCAGCAAGTGGAGCTTTTGAATACATTAAGCATGCTCCTAG TTCGCCATCTGTGCAAGTGGGCAAGGACTCTCTTAGTCCCATGGAAAGGGCT GCAGAAAGGGAGCTTATGGTTTTGGACATTAAAGTTAAGCTGCAG GGATTGTGGCTTCGTCTTCTTAAACTGGGAGCTACTGACGACCCACTTTCATCATTTGAATATGGCACTATCCTTG CATTGATTGAGTCTGACGCGGAGGGGATTGGTGGTAGTGGGTTTGTTGAATGTATAAGGGAGCATATACACTCA GGATGGCATTGTCAATTGACCGATGAACAGTTTATTGCAGTGAAAGAACTG CTTAAAACAGCAATTAATCGTGCAACATCCCGGAATGATGTGTCAACCATTAGAGACGCCCTTGAAGTATCTGCTGAGATGTATAAAAAAGATTCTAATAATGTTTCTGACTATGTCCAGCGCCATCTTATTTCTCTGTCTATATGGGAGGAGCTACG GTTCTGGGAGGTGTTCTTTGAGTATCTAATGGAGCATTCTTCAAGCAA GTCTGCCAATTATGCAGCCTCAGTGACAACACAGTTAATTCTGGTGGCTTTACACATG GCTGGATTGGGACTTCCTGATACTGATGCTTGGCACATGATTGAAACAATAGCAGAGAAGAACAATATTGGATACAAACAGTTT ATAAAACTGAGAGGATTCTTGTCACATATCCAGCAAATTCGTATCAGTTACTGGGGAATATCTTCTTTAAAGGCCCAATCAATGTTGTGTCATGGATTGTCATCCCCACTCCCAAAAGATTCTATGGATGAGAATCAGCAACCTGCAGAAGCTTCTGTTATTGGCAGGAGCTGGGTCCAAAGCATGTTTAGCAGAGATTCATCCAGAGCAAACTCTTTTGGTCAAGTTCGTAAAGGGTCTTCCAATGGCACTTcag TAAATGAAAATGGAACCCCAAGAAAACAAGATTCGTCTGCTGCTGGGCAGAAGAAACTTCAAACCAATGTTCGCATACTTAGAGGCCATAGTGGTGCCGTTACTGCTTTACATTGTGTAACCAGAAGAGAGGTGTGGGATCTGGTTGGTGACCGTGAAGATGCTGGTTTCTTTATCAGTGGAAGCACAGACTGTATG GTTAAAATCTGGGATCCTAGCATTCGTGGTTCTGAACTCCGTGCAACTTTGAAAGGGCATACCAG AACTGTTCGTGCTATAAGTTCTGATCGAGGAAAAGTGGTGTCAGGATCTGATGATCAGTCTATTATTGTATGGGATAAGCAAACATCGCAGCTTCTTGAAGAGCTGAAGGGTCATGATGCCCAG GTTAGCTCTGTCCGTATGCTGTCTGGTGAACGTGTCCTCACTGCTGCACATGATGGAACTGTTAAGATGTGGGATGTTCGAACTGATACTTGTGTGGCAACAGTTGGCCGTTGCTCTAGTGCAGTCCTATGCATGGAGTATGATGATTCCACTGGAATTCTTGCTGCTGCTGGTAGAGATGC GGTTGCAAACATATGGGATATCCGTGCTGGTAGGCAGATGCACAAGCTTTTAGGGCACACAAAATGGATTCG GTCAATTAGAATGGTTGGAGACACACTGATTACTGGTAGTGATGATTGGACTGCAAGAGTGTGGTCTGTTTCACGAGGAACATGCGATGCTGTTCTAGCCTGCCATGCTGGTCCAATATTATGCGTTGAATATTCCATGTCAGACAGAGGAATAATAACAg GTTCAACTGATGGACTTCTCCGGTTTTGGGAAAATGAGGAGG GAGGCATAAGATGTGTGAAGAATGTTACCATTCATTCAGCTCCTATATTATCCATCAATGCTGGGGAACACTGGTTGGGAATTGGCGCAGCTGACAATTCTATGTCTCTCTTTCACCGGCCTCAAGATAGACTTGGCGGCTTCTCTAGCACAGGATCAAAAATGGCTGGGTGGCAACTTTACAGAACACCGCAAAGGACAGTTGCTATG
- the LOC118049059 gene encoding GDSL esterase/lipase At1g29660 produces MAHKTKLHLSIFLLLIVTFWEQDHVHGEPKVPCYFIFGDSLVDSGNNNNLETVAKVNYPPYGIDFPGGPTGRFTNGRTVADIMGELLGFDDFIPSFLTVNSSEILKGVNYASGSAGIRQETGKQLGANLELSKQLENHQTIVSRIVDMLGNESAANHLNQCFYWSVTGSNDYLNNYFMPQYYNTSSQYTPDKYAEALIKQYSQQIMTLYNSGARKVAVNGIGPIGCAPYSTANYDTKGSLCVDYMNDAVNYFNSRLISLVDHLNNDLADARFIYLNAIGFGSEYTASPGFSFELNGCCKVNEHGQCVPNETPCSFRTLNLFWDLFHPTEISNKLSATSSYLTVKNIL; encoded by the exons ATGGCGCACAAGACAAAATTGCATTTATCtatatttcttttgttaatcGTTACATTTTGGGAGCAAGATCATGTCCATGGAGAACCAAAAGTGCCTTGTTATTTCATTTTTGGAGATTCGCTAGTGGATAGTGGCAATAATAACAACCTTGAAACTGTAGCTAAAGTCAATTATCCTCCATATGGGATTGACTTCCCAGGTGGTCCAACAGGAAGGTTTACCAATGGTCGAACCGTAGCTGATATAATGG GTGAACTTCTTGGCTTTGACGATTTCATTCCATCCTTTCTGACTGTCAATAGCTCTGAAATTCTCAAAGGTGTAAATTACGCATCTGGTTCCGCAGGAATCAGACAAGAAACCGGGAAGCAATTG GGTGCTAACCTTGAACTAAGCAAACAGTTGGAAAATCATCAGACTATTGTCTCACGCATAGTTGATATGTTAGGGAACGAGTCCGCAGCCAACCACCTAAACCAGTGCTTTTACTGGTCCGTAACCGGCAGTAACGATTATCTAAACAACTATTTCATGCCACAATACTACAATACAAGCAGTCAATACACACCAGACAAATATGCAGAAGCACTCATCAAACAATATTCTCAACAAATTATG ACATTGTACAATTCTGGAGCAAGGAAAGTGGCGGTGAATGGAATCGGACCTATCGGCTGCGCACCATATTCTACTGCTAACTATGACACAAAAGGCTCATTGTGCGTTGACTACATGAATGATGCAGTAAATTACTTTAACAGCCGACTCATATCACTTGTAGATCACTTGAACAACGATTTGGCTGATGCAAGATTTATCTACCTTAATGCAATTGGATTTGGGTCAGAATATACTGCGTCTCCAG GTTTCAGTTTTGAACTCAACGGCTGCTGTAAAGTAAACGAGCATGGCCAGTGCGTTCCTAACGAAACTCCATGTTCTTTTAGAACTCTTAACTTGTTCTGGGATTTGTTTCACCCTACAGAGATTTCGAACAAGCTTTCTGCAACATCATCATATCTCACTGTGAAGAACATcttgtaa